One segment of Solanum lycopersicum chromosome 1, SLM_r2.1 DNA contains the following:
- the LOC101265288 gene encoding probable NAD(P)H dehydrogenase (quinone) FQR1-like 2 yields MGKGGGCMPTKNKFPINEPSAERPVIQTDITTGSEAEWSKKLRIFIVFYSMYGHVETLARRMKKGVDGIEGVEGVLYMVPEILAPDVLEQMKVPPKNDDIPVISVDELIEADGFLFGFPTRYGCMAAQMKAFFDSTGKLWREQKLAGLPAGFFVSTGTQGGGQETTSWTAVTQLAHHGMLYVPIGYTFGAGMFRMDSISGGSPYGAGTFSGDGSREPSEPELALAEHQGKCMAMTVKRLAQ; encoded by the exons ATGGGTAAAGGAGGGGGTTGTATGCCAACCAAGAACAAGTTTCCTATAAATGAACCATCAGCAGAGAGACCAGTGATTCAAACTGATATAACAACAGGGTCAGAAGCAGAATGGTCCAAGAAGTTGAGAATATTCATTGTGTTTTATTCAATGTATGGACATGTTGAAACATTAGCAAGAAGGATGAAAAAGGGGGTTGATGGGATTGAAGGTGTTGAAGGGGTTTTGTATATGGTTCCTGAAATTTTGGCACCAGATGTTTTGGAACAAATGAAAGTTCCCCCAAAAAATGATGACATTCCAGTAATATCTGTGGATGAACTGATTGAAGCTGATGGATTCTTGTTTGGATTTCCTACAAGATATGGATGTATGGCAGCTCAAATGAAGGCATTTTTTGACTCGACCGGGAAGTTGTGGAGAGAACAGAAGCTTGCTGGATTGCCTGCAGGGTTCTTTGTCAGTACTGGTACACAAGGAGGAGGGCAGGAGACCACCTC CTGGACAGCAGTGACTCAATTAGCTCACCATGGGATGCTGTATGTTCCAATAGGATACACATTTGGTGCAGGAATGTTTAGAATGGATTCAATAAGTGGAGGTTCTCCCTATGGAGCAGGAACTTTCTCGGGTGATGGTAGCAGGGAACCTAGTGAGCCAGAGTTGGCCCTGGCTGAGCACCAGGGCAAGTGCATGGCAATGACAGTTAAAAGATTGGCTCAGTAA
- the LOC101249406 gene encoding putative lipid-transfer protein DIR1, which produces MEAKQNLVILFATLVIVAAIGIEMASADSLCGLTIYDLMTCKSAVSGPKPLPPSDKCCAALTKADFPCLCTFKNSPMLSDFKINSTLAMDLPSKCKLDSPNCSA; this is translated from the coding sequence ATGGAAGCAAAGCAAAACTTGGTCATATTATTTGCAACATTGGTTATAGTTGCAGCCATTGGAATTGAAATGGCCAGTGCAGATTCCTTGTGTGGTTTAACAATATATGATTTAATGACATGTAAGTCAGCAGTATCTGGGCCTAAACCATTGCCACCATCTGATAAATGTTGTGCTGCTTTAACCAAAGCAGATTTCCCTTGCCTTTGCACTTTCAAGAATAGTCCAATGTTGTCTGATTTCAAGATTAATTCAACTCTTGCTATGGATCTTCCATCTAAATGCAAACTTGACTCACCTAATTGCTCCGcttaa